In the Wyeomyia smithii strain HCP4-BCI-WySm-NY-G18 chromosome 2, ASM2978416v1, whole genome shotgun sequence genome, one interval contains:
- the LOC129719497 gene encoding glycerol-3-phosphate phosphatase-like — translation MYKDSGTNFASLSPTEIKQWLESFDTVLTDCDGVIWVDNNPLPQATDVINKLVGNGKQLFFVTNNSTKTRPEFVDKSVKLGFNVGIENIISTAYLAAQYLKAKSFTKKVYVIGSTGITRELDAVGIRHIGIGPDNLQGSLAEAVRGFTPDPEVGAVIVGFDEHFSFVKIMKAASYLNNPEVLFIGTNTDERFPMPDCVIPGTGAIVNAVTTCAERLPTVMGKPNKYICDILEQQYNVNPTRTLMIGDRCNTDILLGKNCGFQTLLVETGIHKAADVKQFAQSDDQETRKLVPDVYAGKLGDLLPYL, via the exons ATGTATAAAGATTCAGGAACTAATTTCGCCTCTCTAAGTCCGACCGAAATTAAACAGTGGTTGGAGTCGTTCGACACGGTGCTAACTGACTGTGATG GTGTTATTTGGGTAGACAATAATCCGCTGCCACAGGCGACGGATGTAATCAATAAGCTAGTTGGAAATGGAAAACAGCTCTTTTTTGTGACGAACAATTCCACCAAGACGCGACCTGAGTTCGTAGATAAATCTGTCAAGCTGGGGTTCAATGTTGGCATA GAGAACATTATCTCCACTGCCTATCTGGCGGCGCAATACTTAAAGGCtaaaagctttaccaaaaaaGTATATGTGATAGGGTCGACCGGAATTACACGGGAGTTGGACGCGGTCGGCATTCGGCACATTGGAATTGGGCCGGACAACCTGCAAGGTAGCTTGGCAGAAGCTGTCCGTGGATTCACACCGGATCCGGAGGTCGGGGCAGTCATTGTGGGCTTCGATGAACATTTTAGTTTCGTCAAGATAATGAAAGCAGCCTCTTATTTGAATAATCCAGAAGTTTTATTCATCGGAACCAACACGGACGAACGGTTTCCCATGCCGGATTGTGTTATTCCCGGTACGGGCGCTATCGTGAATGCGGTTACAACCTGTGCCGAACGGTTACCGACGGTAATGGGCAAACCGAACAAATACATCTGCGATATCCTTGAGCAGCAGTACAATGTGAATCCAACGCGTACGCTTATGATCGGTGATCGCTGTAATACGGATATTTTGCTTGGCAAGAATTGTGGTTTCCAAACGCTACTGGTAGAAACGGGTATTCACAAGGCTGCTGATGTGAAGCAATTTGCACAGTCGGATGATCAGGAAACAAGAAAGCTGGTGCCAGACGTGTATGCTGGCAAGTTGGGAGATCTGTTGCCGTATCTCTAA